One part of the Macrobrachium nipponense isolate FS-2020 chromosome 38, ASM1510439v2, whole genome shotgun sequence genome encodes these proteins:
- the LOC135209633 gene encoding uncharacterized protein LOC135209633: protein MRTTVYHEDIEIMHRNLPVFMTFLWDPLLHRLPHLLEEWLDKEDKRPSHLVLGSGLHYMSGGKTVNDYKNALGKMTSKLSKLAEKKTRVVYKLVDHLQIKKADDRMAPTVIDSFNNATNDIFADTKVVVWDSNLPLTDMYNDECLRHPRSQKGQRLWACEDKGHIGYIVINQYANMLLNSICNAAMEAGADYCR, encoded by the exons ATGCGGACGACCGTATACCACGAAGACATCGAAATAATGCACCGCAACCTCCCAGTATTCATGACCTTTCTATGGGATCCGTTGCTCCATCGTCTTCCACATCTCCTGGAGGAGTGGCTGGACAAAGAGGATAAGAGACCGTCTCATCTGGTGCTGG GTTCTGGCCTTCACTACATGTCGGGCGGAAAGACAGTCAATGATTACAAAAACGCCCTGGGAAAGATGACCTCGAAGCTTTCAAAATTGGCAGAGAAGAAGACTCGAGTCGTTTATAAATTGGTGGACCATCTGCAG ATCAAGAAAGCGGACGATCGTATGGCTCCTACCGTGATTGACAGCTTCAACAACGCTACCAACGACATCTTCGCGGACACGAAAGTGGTCGTGTGGGACAGCAACCTCCCCCTGACGGACATGTATAACGACGAGTGCCTCAGACACCCCAGGTCCCAAAAGGGGCAACGCCTCTGGGCTTGCGAGGACAAAGGACACATTGGTTACATCGTCATCAACCAGTACGCAAACATGCTGCTGAACAGCATTTGCAACGCTGCGATGGAGGCCGGTGCAGATTACTGCAGGTGA